The Flavobacteriales bacterium genome has a segment encoding these proteins:
- a CDS encoding TrkA family potassium uptake protein, whose translation MNEHRFAVVGLGYFGSAIARILSKRGAEVLAIDTSEERVEGIKDEVVHAVMMDATDRKALESQGVADLDAVVVAIGENFEGLLLCTFTMQEIGVKRIIARASGPNQRQILEKMGIEEILSPEMEVGASVAENLLNPSVIMCMQLPDDFEIVEVKPPRQVVNRSLADIGLRKKYRLNVVTILREEKVIRKGEQVTEQHIIGVPTSDTVIHTTDTLVLFGLTKNIEKFIEINR comes from the coding sequence ATGAACGAACACAGATTTGCCGTTGTTGGACTCGGATACTTCGGTTCGGCCATTGCGCGTATCCTTTCGAAGCGGGGTGCAGAGGTATTGGCGATCGACACCAGCGAGGAGCGTGTCGAAGGGATCAAGGATGAGGTGGTCCACGCAGTCATGATGGACGCCACGGATCGGAAAGCACTCGAATCGCAAGGGGTGGCTGACCTCGATGCCGTAGTCGTAGCCATCGGCGAAAACTTCGAAGGACTGCTTTTGTGTACGTTCACCATGCAAGAGATCGGAGTGAAGCGGATCATTGCTCGGGCGTCAGGTCCAAATCAGCGTCAGATCCTTGAGAAAATGGGGATCGAAGAGATCCTTTCGCCGGAAATGGAGGTAGGAGCCAGTGTGGCCGAGAACCTGCTGAATCCGAGCGTGATCATGTGCATGCAGCTGCCCGATGATTTCGAGATCGTAGAGGTGAAGCCTCCTCGTCAGGTCGTAAATCGCTCGCTGGCCGATATTGGGTTGCGTAAAAAGTATCGATTGAATGTGGTCACCATCCTTCGCGAAGAGAAGGTCATTCGCAAGGGAGAACAAGTAACGGAACAGCATATTATTGGAGTTCCTACATCGGATACGGTAATTCATACCACCGACACCCTTGTCCTTTTCGGACTTACCAAGAACATCGAGAAGTTCATTGAGATCAATCGATGA
- a CDS encoding T9SS type A sorting domain-containing protein has translation MITDASGRIVAEMQGDQVQRIPHQELAPGAYFISLLQNQEVVTVLKVVK, from the coding sequence ATGATCACCGACGCCTCAGGCCGAATAGTCGCAGAAATGCAAGGTGATCAAGTTCAAAGAATCCCACACCAAGAACTCGCTCCGGGAGCATATTTCATCTCCCTCCTTCAAAATCAAGAAGTAGTAACCGTATTAAAAGTCGTGAAGTAA